From Amphritea atlantica, a single genomic window includes:
- the rpmI gene encoding 50S ribosomal protein L35 — translation MPKMKSCSGAAKRFKKTANGFKHKQSYTSHILTKKTTKRKRQLRPMLQVAAADQKLIRRMLPYI, via the coding sequence ATGCCTAAAATGAAATCTTGCAGCGGTGCTGCGAAACGTTTTAAAAAGACTGCTAATGGCTTTAAGCACAAACAGTCTTACACAAGCCACATCCTGACTAAGAAAACGACTAAGCGTAAGCGTCAGTTGCGTCCAATGCTGCAAGTTGCAGCTGCAGATCAGAAACTGATCCGCCGTATGCTGCCTTACATCTAA
- the rplT gene encoding 50S ribosomal protein L20, translated as MARVKRGVIAHRRHKKILKKAKGYYGARSRVFRVAKQAVIKAGQYAYRDRRQRKRQFRALWIARINAAARINGLSYSRFIAGLKKASIEIDRKVLADLAVHEANVFAAIVEKAKAAL; from the coding sequence ATGGCACGTGTAAAACGTGGTGTTATCGCACACCGTCGTCACAAGAAGATCCTGAAAAAAGCTAAAGGTTACTACGGCGCTCGCAGCCGTGTATTCCGTGTAGCAAAACAGGCTGTAATTAAAGCTGGTCAGTATGCATACCGCGACCGTCGTCAGCGTAAGCGTCAGTTCCGCGCGCTGTGGATTGCTCGTATCAACGCTGCTGCCCGCATCAATGGTCTGTCCTACAGCCGCTTTATTGCTGGTCTGAAGAAAGCATCTATCGAGATCGATCGTAAGGTGCTGGCTGATCTGGCTGTTCACGAAGCAAATGTATTTGCTGCTATCGTTGAAAAAGCTAAAGCTGCACTGTAA
- the pheS gene encoding phenylalanine--tRNA ligase subunit alpha, translated as MENIEILLEQGKQAAEQATSAQDLDQVRVQYLGKKGHLTQLLKGLGALSAEERPQAGAKINEAKQALQDVLNARKANLESAALEAKLAEETIDVTLPGRGQSLGGLHPVTKTLQRIEEFFARIGYSVAEGPEIEDDYHNFEALNIPSHHPARAMHDTFYFNANTLLRTHTSGVQVRTMESQQPPIRIICPGRVYRCDYDQTHSPMFHQVEGLIVDKDISFADLKGTLEQFLREFFEEDVKVRFRPSYFPFTEPSIEVDIDRGDGKWLEVLGCGIVHPKVFEYSGIDPEQYTGFAFGMGVERLAMLRYGVNDLRLFFENDLRFLSQFN; from the coding sequence ATGGAAAACATTGAAATCCTGCTTGAGCAAGGCAAGCAGGCTGCAGAACAGGCAACAAGCGCACAGGATCTCGATCAGGTGCGGGTTCAGTATCTGGGTAAGAAAGGTCATCTTACCCAGCTATTGAAAGGTCTGGGCGCACTGAGCGCAGAAGAGCGTCCTCAGGCAGGGGCGAAGATTAATGAAGCGAAACAGGCGCTGCAGGATGTGCTCAATGCACGTAAGGCAAACCTGGAATCTGCAGCACTGGAAGCTAAGCTGGCTGAGGAGACCATTGATGTCACTCTGCCGGGCCGCGGTCAGTCACTGGGCGGCTTGCATCCGGTGACGAAAACCCTGCAGCGGATTGAAGAGTTCTTTGCCCGGATCGGTTATTCCGTGGCTGAGGGGCCTGAGATCGAAGATGATTATCATAACTTCGAAGCGTTGAATATTCCGTCACATCACCCGGCACGGGCGATGCACGATACTTTCTACTTCAATGCCAACACCCTGCTGCGGACCCACACCTCAGGTGTTCAGGTGCGGACCATGGAAAGTCAGCAACCGCCGATCCGGATTATCTGTCCGGGCCGTGTTTACCGTTGTGACTACGATCAGACTCACTCGCCGATGTTCCATCAGGTGGAAGGTCTGATTGTCGATAAAGATATCAGCTTTGCTGACCTCAAAGGCACGCTGGAACAGTTCCTGCGTGAGTTCTTTGAAGAAGATGTCAAAGTACGTTTCCGTCCTTCGTATTTCCCGTTTACTGAGCCCTCGATCGAAGTCGATATCGACCGTGGTGATGGTAAATGGCTGGAAGTACTGGGCTGCGGTATCGTGCATCCGAAAGTGTTTGAGTATTCCGGTATCGACCCGGAGCAGTACACCGGTTTTGCCTTCGGTATGGGGGTAGAGCGTCTGGCGATGCTGCGTTATGGCGTTAATGACCTGCGCCTGTTCTTTGAAAACGATCTGCGCTTCCTGAGTCAGTTTAACTAA
- the pheT gene encoding phenylalanine--tRNA ligase subunit beta, with protein MKFSEKWLRELVDPATDTQGIADQITMAGLEVDEIVPVAGQFSGVVVGEILSAEPHPNADKLQVCQVTDGSETFQVVCGAPNARGGLKTAFAKVGAVLSGADGSDFKIKKAKLRQVESYGMLCADDELGISDDHGGIMELAGDAPVGTCLREYLSLDDAVIDVDLTPNRGDCLSITGLAREVGVLNKASVSFVEAEVVAPTIDDTFPITLEDPEGCPRYQGRVIRNVNMAAETPLWMVEKLRRCGIRSIDPVVDVTNYVLLELGQPMHAFDLNKLSGGIVVRKAAPGEKLMLLDGNEAQLNDNTLVIADNKKAVAMAGIFGGEETGVTADSKDIFLECAYFNPISIAGRARSYGLHTDASHRYERGVDWQLQRKATERATRLLLDIVGGEAGPVIEAVSEAYLPAAATVTLRQSKVNQVLAFEMPALEIEEILTRLGMTLERSGDGEWTVAVPSYRFDISIEIDLIEELARVYGYNNLPVKVPTAELNMIADDESEVSLKSVRAQLVGRGYQEAVTYSFIEKGLAAQFDDKHEAKALANPISAEMAVMRTTIWPGLVKALQYNQNRQQSRVRLFETGQRFLPEGEQLIQENVVAGLICGPRQSEGWSADAASVDFYDLKGDVESLLALGGCSEQFSFVAERHVALHPGQSAAIKRNGDTVGYMGALHPELIKSLGLSGPVFLFEIVQAVLLDGGLPRFTSLSKFPESRRDLALLVDESVAFADIRAIAQQQGGEYLKAVTLFDVYQGKGVEPGQKSIALGLTWQHPSRTLNDEEINEVIDFVVSALKNEFGATLRV; from the coding sequence ATGAAATTCAGTGAAAAGTGGTTACGTGAACTGGTAGACCCTGCCACAGATACTCAGGGAATTGCTGATCAGATTACCATGGCCGGTCTTGAGGTCGATGAGATTGTACCGGTTGCCGGTCAGTTCAGTGGCGTTGTTGTCGGTGAAATCCTCTCTGCCGAACCGCACCCTAATGCCGACAAGTTGCAGGTCTGTCAGGTTACCGATGGCAGCGAAACCTTTCAGGTTGTCTGCGGAGCACCGAACGCCCGGGGCGGTCTGAAAACCGCCTTTGCTAAAGTGGGTGCAGTACTCAGTGGCGCAGATGGCAGTGATTTTAAGATTAAAAAAGCAAAACTGCGTCAGGTCGAATCCTACGGCATGCTCTGTGCCGATGACGAGCTGGGGATTTCCGATGATCATGGCGGCATTATGGAGCTGGCTGGCGATGCGCCGGTAGGAACCTGTCTGCGTGAATACCTGAGCCTCGATGATGCGGTTATTGACGTAGATCTGACCCCTAACCGCGGTGATTGTCTGTCGATTACCGGTCTGGCCCGCGAAGTCGGTGTACTCAATAAAGCATCGGTTAGTTTTGTCGAGGCTGAGGTTGTGGCTCCGACAATCGACGATACCTTCCCGATTACGCTGGAGGATCCCGAAGGGTGTCCTCGCTATCAGGGACGGGTGATCCGTAATGTAAATATGGCCGCTGAGACTCCGCTGTGGATGGTTGAGAAGCTGCGCCGTTGCGGCATCCGCTCTATTGATCCGGTTGTCGACGTAACAAACTACGTGTTGCTGGAGCTGGGTCAGCCGATGCATGCCTTTGATCTGAATAAACTCAGTGGCGGTATTGTAGTGCGTAAGGCTGCTCCGGGTGAGAAGCTGATGTTGCTGGATGGCAATGAGGCACAACTGAACGACAATACCCTGGTGATTGCGGATAACAAAAAAGCAGTGGCAATGGCGGGCATCTTCGGTGGTGAAGAGACTGGCGTAACTGCTGATTCTAAGGATATTTTCCTGGAATGCGCTTATTTCAATCCAATCAGTATCGCTGGCCGTGCCCGTTCATATGGTCTGCACACCGATGCGTCTCATCGCTATGAGCGTGGTGTGGACTGGCAGTTGCAGCGCAAGGCGACTGAGCGGGCGACCCGGTTGTTGCTGGATATCGTTGGCGGTGAAGCCGGCCCGGTAATCGAGGCGGTGTCTGAAGCGTATCTGCCTGCGGCTGCGACCGTGACACTGCGTCAGAGCAAGGTGAATCAGGTACTGGCATTTGAGATGCCGGCGCTGGAGATCGAAGAGATTCTGACCCGTCTGGGTATGACGCTTGAGCGTAGCGGTGACGGTGAGTGGACCGTGGCGGTTCCCTCATACCGTTTTGATATCAGTATCGAAATCGATCTGATCGAAGAGCTGGCACGGGTCTATGGTTACAACAACCTGCCGGTTAAGGTGCCGACCGCTGAACTGAATATGATCGCTGACGATGAGTCTGAAGTAAGCCTTAAAAGCGTACGCGCTCAGTTAGTGGGGCGGGGCTATCAGGAAGCGGTGACTTACAGCTTTATTGAGAAAGGTCTGGCGGCGCAGTTTGATGACAAGCATGAAGCTAAGGCGCTGGCGAACCCGATCTCTGCTGAGATGGCGGTGATGCGCACGACGATCTGGCCGGGGCTGGTTAAGGCATTGCAGTATAACCAGAATCGTCAGCAGTCTCGTGTCCGTCTGTTTGAAACCGGTCAGCGTTTCCTGCCGGAAGGCGAGCAGCTGATTCAGGAAAACGTGGTTGCAGGCCTGATCTGCGGTCCGCGTCAGTCTGAAGGCTGGAGCGCTGACGCCGCCTCTGTTGATTTCTACGACCTGAAAGGTGACGTGGAGTCTCTGTTGGCGCTGGGCGGCTGTTCAGAGCAGTTCAGCTTTGTCGCCGAGCGGCATGTGGCGCTGCATCCGGGTCAGTCGGCTGCGATTAAACGTAATGGTGACACGGTTGGCTACATGGGCGCGCTGCACCCTGAGCTGATTAAGAGTCTGGGGCTGAGCGGTCCGGTATTCCTGTTTGAGATCGTACAGGCAGTTTTACTGGATGGTGGTTTGCCACGTTTCACCAGCCTGTCTAAGTTCCCTGAGAGCCGTCGTGACCTGGCACTGCTGGTAGATGAGTCCGTTGCCTTTGCCGATATTCGTGCAATTGCACAGCAGCAGGGAGGGGAATACCTCAAGGCTGTGACCCTGTTTGACGTTTATCAGGGAAAAGGTGTCGAACCTGGTCAAAAAAGCATCGCTCTGGGCTTGACCTGGCAGCATCCTTCGCGCACTCTTAACGATGAAGAGATCAACGAAGTCATTGATTTTGTTGTGTCTGCACTGAAAAATGAGTTTGGTGCTACATTAAGAGTTTAA
- the ihfA gene encoding integration host factor subunit alpha codes for MGSLTKADMAERLYEDLGLNKREAKEMVEAFFDEIRMSLAENEQVKLSGFGNFDLRDKRERPGRNPKTGEEVPISARRVVTFRPGQKLKERVEAYDGD; via the coding sequence ATGGGCTCTTTGACTAAAGCGGATATGGCTGAGCGCCTGTATGAAGATCTGGGGCTGAACAAACGGGAAGCAAAAGAGATGGTGGAAGCCTTCTTTGATGAGATCCGAATGAGCCTGGCTGAGAATGAGCAGGTAAAGCTCTCAGGGTTTGGCAACTTCGACCTGCGTGATAAGCGCGAGCGTCCGGGGCGCAACCCTAAAACCGGCGAAGAGGTACCGATCTCTGCACGCAGAGTGGTAACCTTCCGTCCGGGGCAGAAACTGAAAGAACGTGTTGAGGCTTATGACGGAGACTGA
- a CDS encoding MerR family transcriptional regulator, giving the protein MTETDLVSDDLPAIPTKRYFTIGEVARLCDLKAHVLRYWEQEFEQISPVKRSGRRYYQRQDVLIIRQIQGLLHDQGYTISGARQWLNGDQAVDDTARYKQLIRQTITELEDIRKLLKSVK; this is encoded by the coding sequence ATGACGGAGACTGATCTGGTCTCGGATGATCTGCCTGCTATACCCACAAAGCGCTACTTCACCATTGGTGAGGTGGCGCGTTTGTGTGACCTCAAGGCGCATGTCCTGAGGTATTGGGAGCAGGAGTTTGAACAGATATCTCCGGTAAAACGTAGCGGGCGTCGTTATTATCAGCGTCAGGATGTGCTGATTATTCGGCAGATTCAGGGGCTTCTGCATGATCAGGGCTATACCATCAGTGGTGCCCGGCAGTGGCTTAATGGCGATCAGGCGGTGGACGATACTGCCCGCTATAAGCAATTGATTCGACAGACGATTACGGAACTGGAAGATATTCGTAAGCTGCTGAAATCAGTGAAATAA